Proteins encoded together in one Triticum dicoccoides isolate Atlit2015 ecotype Zavitan chromosome 7B, WEW_v2.0, whole genome shotgun sequence window:
- the LOC119338125 gene encoding putative BPI/LBP family protein At1g04970 encodes MAHHHLLPLLLVLVLPLFASAAATGDEAHLSAVIGDTGLAFAKDVLIGEAVRSLTPLRLPGAEKAFRVPFLGGIRAAVSNITLFHLDVGDDSVVRLGDSALVVVASGITANISMAWSYSYYSWYFPVEISDSGTASILVQGMEVGTTMEIKNYNGSLALNATQCGCSVKDLVISLDGGASWFYQGFINAFEDHIRAAVEKVIPENIIGSTSKLDSLLQGLPRSVSLDNVTALNMTFVNDPQYGNSSIEFDISGLFTSTVAKTSNLQKHPQLSLSCGGASNMLLLSLDEDVFNSALEAYFKAGSMHWVVDKVPDQSLLNTAGWKFIIPRLYWNYPNDDMVLNISMTSSPLMRITSEKIGATINADMIIDVLHGTETVPVACISVVVSASGVVEASGDKVYGTVGLNDFSLSLKWSKIGNFHMSLIQGVIRVFLNTVCMPYLNSHLGNGYILPVVHGFTLKDIYVVTSTEQLMLCSDITFANASRLAALPVL; translated from the exons ATGGCCCATCACCACCTCCTCCCTTtactcctcgtcctcgtcctccccCTCTTCGCCTCCGCCGCGGCCACCGGCGACGAGGCGCACCTCTCCGCGGTGATCGGCGACACGGGCCTGGCCTTCGCCAAGGACGTGCTGATCGGCGAGGCGGTGCGGTCGCTCACCCCGCTCCGCCTCCCCGGGGCGGAGAAGGCCTTTCGCGTGCCCTTCCTCGGCGGCATCCGCGCCGCCGTCTCCAACATCACGCTCTTCCACCTCGACGTGGGGGATGACTCTGTTGTTCGCCTCGGCGACTCGGccctcgtcgtcgtcgcctccggcattACCGCCAACATCAGCATGGCCTGGAGCTACTCCTACTACTCCTGGTACTTCCCCGTGGAGATCTCCGACAGCGGCACCGCCTCGATCCTG GTTCAAGGAATGGAAGTtgggacaaccatggaaatcaagaATTACAATGGAAGTTTGGCTCTGAATGCCACACAATGTGGTTGTTCTGTGAAGGACTTGGTGATATCTCTGGATGGTGGAGCATCTTGGTTTTATCAAGG GTTTATAAATGCTTTTGAGGACCATATTCGAGCTGCGGTTGAAAAGGTAATACCGGAAAATATTATTGGCAGCACATCAAAACTGGACTCGTTGCTTCAAGGTCTTCCTAGGAGTGTCAGTCTGGACAATGTCACTGCTCTGAACATGACTTTTGTCAATGATCCACAATACGGGAATTCCTCAATTGAGTTTGATATCAGTGGATTGTTCACTTCTACAGTTGCTAAGACTAGCAATTTGCAGAAGCATCCCCAGCTTTCATTATCTTGTGGTGGAGCATCAAATATGCTTTTGCTTTCACTCGATGAAGATGTATTCAATTCGGCATTAGAGGCTTACTTCAAG GCAGGTTCCATGCATTGGGTTGTCGACAAAGTTCCTGATCAATCTCTACTGAATACAGCAGGCTGGAAATTTATTATTCCTCGCTTGTATTGGAACTATCCAAATGATGACATGGTCCTGAACATTTCGATGACTTCATCCCCACTAATGAGGATTACATCTGAAAAGATTGGTGCTACCATTAATGCGGACATGATAATTGATGTTTTACATGGCACGGAGACGGTTCCAGTTGCATGCATCTCTGTA GTAGTTAGCGCGTCAGGTGTTGTGGAGGCATCAGGGGATAAAGTATATGGTACGGTTGGCTTAAATGATTTCTCTCTTTCCTTGAAGTGGAGTAAAATCGGAAACTTCCATATGTCTTTGATTCAG GGAGTGATACGTGTTTTCTTGAACACCGTATGCATGCCATATCTGAACTCACACCTGGGGAATGGATATATCTTACCTGTGGTTCATGGCTTCACTTTGAAAGACATATATGTAGTTACTTCTACCGAACAGTTGATGCTCTGTTCAGATATTACCTTCGCAAATGCAAGCCGCTTGGCGGCTTTACCAGTTTTGTGA